From Brochothrix thermosphacta DSM 20171 = FSL F6-1036, a single genomic window includes:
- a CDS encoding peptide ABC transporter substrate-binding protein: MVKKTHVFRLLLIIVASTALLMTACSNKSGKGEATEEKITNDTPIHLSTQVPISTLDPRLIADRSSMEHLNQTNEGLYAYNAEGQLTPAAAADFPKINKERTIYTIPIRKNGIWSNGDPVTAHDFEYSWKSAISPNSGSQLTYMFDGLLKNANAILKNEAKPESLGVKALDDYTLQVTLERPVAYFPRLLPYTIFYPINEKYANKQGDKFGTDAEHILFNGPYIIKNWKQSANSWRYEQNKDYWNKDSVKTANFTFDVVPDSNTGANLFEAKKLDYVELSSDFAKQYKDNKDFVAFPGDTTKFIRFNQKHDVNTSHLDNTDLRLALSLAIDRDMLVNKVLDNGSTVTKGLVPAGFVSNPVTKKDYRKQAPDVVFSNNEAAQEHFAKAKKALAKQTFSIELLVDDSDNSKVVSEFVKEQWEKKLPGVNVEIKRVPAKLRQELDGKGDYQAQLTGWSPNYQDPLTYLEIFKSSYPGESMGYKNEKFDQLINDVETKLYDNETERWKTMVEAEKVAIEESAAVAPLFVNSVTVLKNPELQDYKLHPYTLLALRYMYLGK, translated from the coding sequence ATGGTAAAAAAAACGCATGTTTTTCGTCTCTTGCTAATTATTGTTGCAAGCACTGCACTTCTAATGACTGCCTGCTCAAATAAATCTGGAAAAGGCGAAGCTACTGAAGAAAAAATAACAAATGATACACCGATACATTTATCTACCCAAGTTCCTATCAGCACACTTGATCCTCGTCTCATTGCTGATAGATCGAGCATGGAACACCTCAATCAAACAAATGAAGGTTTGTATGCTTATAACGCTGAAGGGCAACTCACACCAGCGGCAGCTGCTGATTTCCCTAAAATAAATAAAGAGCGTACTATCTATACAATTCCAATCAGAAAAAATGGCATTTGGTCTAATGGTGACCCTGTCACAGCTCATGATTTTGAATATTCATGGAAAAGTGCTATTTCACCAAATTCTGGTTCACAACTCACTTATATGTTCGACGGTCTTTTGAAAAATGCAAATGCAATACTAAAAAACGAGGCTAAACCAGAAAGTTTAGGTGTAAAAGCTTTGGATGATTATACGCTTCAAGTAACGTTAGAACGTCCTGTTGCCTATTTTCCAAGACTGTTACCGTATACAATTTTCTATCCTATCAATGAAAAATACGCAAATAAACAAGGTGATAAATTCGGAACAGATGCTGAACATATTTTGTTCAATGGTCCCTATATCATTAAAAACTGGAAACAATCTGCAAACTCATGGCGTTATGAACAAAACAAAGATTATTGGAATAAAGATAGCGTAAAAACTGCTAACTTTACCTTTGATGTTGTTCCTGATTCTAATACTGGCGCCAATCTGTTTGAAGCAAAAAAACTTGATTATGTTGAATTGTCTAGCGACTTTGCTAAACAATATAAGGATAATAAAGATTTTGTTGCCTTTCCCGGTGATACAACCAAATTTATTCGGTTCAACCAAAAACATGACGTTAATACTAGCCACCTTGACAATACTGATTTACGGTTAGCTTTATCATTGGCAATTGATCGTGACATGTTGGTGAATAAAGTACTTGATAATGGTTCGACTGTAACAAAAGGCTTAGTACCTGCTGGTTTTGTTTCCAATCCTGTAACTAAAAAAGATTATCGCAAACAAGCACCTGATGTTGTTTTTTCTAATAATGAAGCTGCACAAGAACACTTTGCAAAAGCAAAAAAAGCTTTGGCAAAACAAACCTTCTCTATCGAATTGTTAGTTGATGATAGTGATAATTCCAAAGTTGTTTCTGAATTTGTTAAAGAACAATGGGAGAAAAAACTTCCGGGTGTCAATGTTGAAATCAAACGTGTTCCTGCTAAATTACGACAAGAATTAGATGGAAAAGGCGATTATCAAGCACAATTAACTGGCTGGTCGCCAAACTATCAAGATCCACTGACTTATTTAGAAATATTCAAAAGCTCGTATCCTGGTGAATCAATGGGCTACAAAAATGAAAAATTCGATCAGTTAATTAACGATGTTGAGACTAAATTATATGATAATGAAACTGAACGTTGGAAAACAATGGTTGAAGCTGAAAAAGTAGCCATTGAAGAAAGTGCTGCTGTAGCGCCACTATTCGTTAACTCCGTTACCGTTTTAAAAAATCCGGAATTGCAAGACTATAAATTACATCCCTATACGCTGTTAGCACTTCGTTATATGTATCTGGGTAAATAA
- a CDS encoding peptide ABC transporter substrate-binding protein, producing the protein MKLKSWKKKGTLVTSVVLTAVILGACGSSGAKDDKKSETASKIKLSAQTNISYMDSRLATDESSIQTLNQTNEGLYTYDLEGKLIPAAAKEKAQTNKDKTVYTFTLRDDAKWSNDKPVTAEDFVYAWKSAVDPKTGSQYSYLYDGVVKNATAILGGKKNPKELGIKAVDYKKIEVTLEKPVPYFESLLAFSVFFPLNEEFVKDQGDKYAKNSEHILFNGPYKMKDWDPTSDSWTLVKNDKYWDKKNVKTDTFVYNVIANSGTGANLFETGELDRAELTGDFAKQYKSNENFVSTAGAFMYYIKYSQKVDVAKTGLDNLNLRKALNAAIDSKGLTEHVLSNGSTPAEGIVPANFVTNPDTGADFRKDAKPVIKFDATEAKKLLELAKKETGKSTFTIELLNDDADGSKPTAEYIQDQWQKNLPGVKVSLKTLPYKNRLELNASGDFQAQLTRWGPDYQDPSTYIDLFKTGSSYNMMDYSNPKFDDLLVEASTTQATKPLERWNTYIEAEKIAIKDDAASAPLYQNAIASLENPKLKNFKRFPYTMTALKYVYLEK; encoded by the coding sequence ATGAAACTTAAATCTTGGAAGAAAAAAGGAACACTGGTAACATCTGTTGTTCTAACGGCTGTTATCTTAGGCGCATGTGGTAGCTCTGGGGCAAAAGATGACAAAAAATCAGAAACAGCTTCAAAAATTAAATTAAGTGCTCAAACAAACATCTCATATATGGATTCACGTCTTGCTACTGATGAATCAAGTATACAAACGCTTAATCAAACGAATGAAGGACTCTATACGTATGATTTAGAGGGTAAATTAATTCCAGCAGCTGCGAAAGAAAAAGCTCAAACAAACAAAGACAAAACTGTTTATACATTTACACTTCGTGATGATGCAAAATGGTCTAATGACAAGCCTGTAACAGCGGAAGATTTTGTTTATGCTTGGAAAAGCGCCGTTGATCCTAAAACAGGTTCACAATACTCATATCTTTATGATGGCGTTGTGAAAAACGCAACAGCCATTCTTGGTGGTAAGAAAAATCCTAAAGAATTAGGTATCAAAGCGGTTGATTATAAAAAAATTGAAGTCACTTTGGAAAAACCCGTACCTTACTTTGAGTCATTACTTGCGTTCTCTGTTTTCTTCCCATTAAATGAAGAGTTTGTAAAAGATCAAGGTGATAAATATGCAAAAAACAGTGAGCATATTCTTTTTAATGGGCCATATAAAATGAAAGATTGGGACCCAACTTCTGACTCATGGACACTTGTTAAAAATGATAAGTACTGGGATAAGAAAAATGTGAAAACAGATACTTTTGTTTATAACGTTATTGCTAACTCTGGTACAGGTGCAAACTTATTCGAAACTGGCGAATTAGATCGTGCTGAATTAACAGGTGATTTCGCTAAACAATACAAATCAAACGAGAATTTTGTTAGTACAGCAGGTGCTTTTATGTATTACATCAAATACAGCCAAAAAGTAGATGTTGCAAAAACTGGACTTGATAATCTTAACTTACGTAAAGCATTAAATGCTGCAATTGATAGCAAAGGCTTAACTGAACATGTCCTTTCTAACGGTTCAACACCTGCTGAAGGTATTGTTCCTGCTAACTTCGTAACAAATCCTGATACAGGTGCTGATTTCCGTAAAGATGCTAAACCAGTTATTAAATTTGATGCAACTGAAGCGAAAAAATTGTTAGAGCTTGCGAAAAAGGAAACAGGCAAATCAACATTTACAATTGAATTATTAAACGATGATGCTGATGGTAGTAAACCAACAGCCGAATACATTCAAGATCAATGGCAAAAAAACCTTCCTGGCGTAAAGGTATCGTTAAAAACATTACCTTATAAAAACAGACTTGAACTTAATGCCAGTGGTGATTTCCAAGCGCAATTAACACGTTGGGGACCAGATTATCAAGACCCTTCAACATACATTGACCTCTTTAAAACTGGTTCTTCATATAATATGATGGATTACAGCAACCCTAAATTTGATGATTTACTTGTTGAAGCTTCAACAACTCAAGCTACTAAACCATTAGAACGTTGGAACACTTATATTGAAGCTGAAAAAATTGCGATCAAAGATGACGCTGCTTCTGCACCACTTTATCAAAATGCAATTGCTTCTTTAGAAAATCCAAAACTTAAAAACTTTAAACGTTTCCCATATACTATGACTGCTTTAAAATATGTTTATCTTGAAAAATAA
- a CDS encoding PadR family transcriptional regulator, which produces MKKIYTLFILGTLMEKDMHGYLLKSVLNDVLGPFKKISWGVLYPLIHELSEVGLIEAIVHESNEKSKKDYQITEKGRLEFNKLMVEPIEFKHLYMMHFKVKLSAIKWISRYDAVNIYANYVQYTTILINYKKSILAHEINEHVNGLIETEMKELQLARKWSKQMIKKL; this is translated from the coding sequence ATGAAAAAAATATACACACTGTTTATTTTAGGAACACTGATGGAAAAAGATATGCATGGTTATCTGCTGAAAAGCGTGCTTAATGATGTATTAGGGCCTTTTAAAAAAATTAGTTGGGGCGTATTATATCCATTGATACATGAATTGTCAGAAGTAGGACTGATTGAGGCTATCGTTCATGAAAGTAATGAGAAAAGTAAAAAAGATTATCAAATTACAGAAAAAGGCAGACTGGAGTTCAATAAATTAATGGTTGAACCAATCGAGTTCAAACATTTGTATATGATGCATTTTAAAGTGAAATTAAGTGCCATTAAGTGGATTAGCCGCTACGATGCAGTTAATATTTATGCGAATTATGTTCAATACACAACGATATTGATTAATTATAAAAAATCCATTTTAGCTCATGAGATTAATGAGCACGTTAATGGGTTAATTGAAACAGAGATGAAAGAGTTGCAATTAGCTCGTAAATGGTCTAAACAAATGATAAAAAAGTTATAA
- a CDS encoding APC family permease: protein MKENELKPTLGIWSALALIIGTIIGSGVFFKPASVLGEVGSANMALAAWAAGGILTIAAGLTIAEIGTQLPYTGGLYIYMSHIYGKVWGFLAGWMQIIIYGPAIIASLSLYLAVLMVHFFGLGDQWQIPIAIIAAVGVMFLNMLNKRYGASAQIITTVCKLVPIAAIIVFGLIQGDEAALGQVLTQATSTTTGSFGVAILATLYAYDGWILLSNMAGELKNPQKLLPRAMTIGLLVVMFCYIMINLAIYKMLPADTIIAEGEKAAPFVATMLFGDIGGKLLNIAIIISILGCLNGKIMTFPRIVYAMAKENDLPFSKQLAYVHPKANTPIVSIGIIMLFSIIMMLFFDADYLSVICIFVIYLFYVFAFIGVFIMRKRNKGVKLSYRVPLYPFTPIVAILGSVYIIWSQVAADLVGVAISIGIVLIGLPLYWLIHRKD, encoded by the coding sequence ATGAAAGAAAATGAACTAAAACCAACACTAGGGATATGGTCTGCTCTAGCCCTAATTATTGGTACAATTATTGGTTCAGGCGTATTTTTTAAGCCTGCTTCTGTATTAGGTGAAGTAGGAAGTGCAAATATGGCATTAGCAGCTTGGGCGGCAGGTGGGATTTTAACAATCGCAGCTGGATTAACAATTGCTGAAATTGGTACACAACTTCCATATACAGGTGGTCTTTATATTTATATGAGCCATATTTATGGTAAAGTATGGGGCTTTTTGGCTGGTTGGATGCAAATAATTATTTATGGTCCTGCAATCATAGCATCGTTAAGTTTATATTTAGCAGTATTAATGGTTCATTTTTTCGGACTAGGAGATCAATGGCAAATACCGATTGCAATTATTGCAGCAGTAGGTGTAATGTTCTTAAACATGCTCAACAAACGTTATGGTGCAAGTGCCCAAATTATCACAACGGTTTGTAAATTGGTTCCTATCGCTGCAATCATTGTATTTGGATTAATACAAGGTGACGAGGCGGCTCTTGGTCAAGTTTTAACACAGGCGACCTCAACTACAACTGGAAGTTTTGGTGTGGCTATTTTAGCAACATTGTATGCCTATGATGGTTGGATTTTATTATCTAATATGGCAGGTGAACTTAAAAACCCACAAAAATTATTGCCTAGAGCAATGACTATTGGATTGTTAGTCGTAATGTTTTGTTATATCATGATTAACTTAGCAATTTATAAAATGTTGCCTGCAGATACGATTATCGCTGAAGGTGAAAAAGCAGCTCCCTTTGTTGCAACAATGTTATTTGGTGATATCGGCGGGAAATTACTTAATATTGCTATTATTATTTCAATATTAGGCTGTTTAAATGGTAAAATAATGACTTTCCCTCGTATTGTTTATGCGATGGCAAAAGAAAATGATTTACCATTCTCTAAACAATTAGCTTATGTACATCCTAAAGCAAATACACCAATTGTATCTATTGGAATAATTATGCTATTTTCAATTATAATGATGTTATTCTTTGATGCTGATTATTTATCAGTCATATGTATTTTTGTTATTTATCTATTTTATGTTTTTGCTTTTATAGGTGTATTCATAATGCGTAAACGTAATAAGGGCGTTAAATTAAGTTATCGAGTGCCACTGTATCCTTTTACACCAATTGTAGCAATCTTAGGCTCTGTCTATATTATTTGGAGCCAAGTTGCAGCTGATTTAGTTGGTGTAGCAATTTCTATTGGTATTGTTTTAATAGGATTACCACTGTATTGGTTAATACATCGTAAAGATTAA
- the rpoN gene encoding RNA polymerase factor sigma-54 codes for MNLEHKHLQEQRQTIKMTQELSQAIAVLQYTKEELTAYLEDKALENPFLDIVVDQKSVLDKNRFKETYKEQYKNTSDDYDVIGQLPEKTKNLAQFLHEQVMLSMREMKLRDIVQFLVDNLDENGYLKFTYQELSDSIDATEVEFENGLTLLQQLDPAGIGARSLSECICLQIDRDIRAPKSAFRIIQNHFEEFSQKKWQKIAISENISLQEIEKIADYIKTLTPYPGKRFNEETNLYISPDVRVTRVADAWQIIPINSGIPEVQFNTSYFDSMKAETESEVQQYLQQKQADYHWIKQVLDKRISTITAVTEAILQRQHSFFNEEHHPLQPMTFMDVAKEIDVHESTISRTVNNKYLETSFGIYELRSFFTQGVSENNISNKTVQELIKVIIAEEDTKKPLSDQKITDLLKKSDIVISRRTVAKYRTQLHIGSAQQRKRF; via the coding sequence ATGAATTTAGAACATAAACATCTCCAAGAGCAACGTCAAACGATAAAAATGACACAAGAACTCTCACAAGCAATTGCGGTTTTGCAATATACAAAAGAGGAACTGACAGCTTATCTTGAAGATAAAGCATTAGAAAATCCATTTTTGGATATTGTTGTGGACCAAAAGAGTGTGTTGGATAAGAATAGATTTAAAGAAACGTATAAAGAACAGTATAAAAATACAAGCGATGATTACGATGTTATTGGACAACTTCCAGAAAAAACAAAGAATTTAGCCCAATTTTTACATGAACAAGTTATGTTAAGTATGCGCGAAATGAAGTTAAGAGATATTGTTCAGTTTCTAGTGGATAATTTAGATGAGAACGGCTACCTTAAATTTACATATCAAGAGTTAAGTGATAGTATCGATGCAACTGAAGTTGAGTTTGAAAATGGGCTAACCTTATTGCAACAACTGGATCCAGCCGGTATAGGTGCAAGGTCATTGAGTGAATGTATTTGTTTACAAATCGATCGCGATATTCGCGCGCCTAAAAGCGCATTTAGAATCATTCAAAATCATTTTGAAGAGTTCTCGCAAAAAAAATGGCAGAAAATTGCTATTTCTGAAAATATTAGTCTACAAGAAATTGAAAAAATTGCTGATTATATTAAAACACTCACACCCTATCCTGGAAAGCGATTTAACGAAGAAACAAATCTGTATATATCACCAGATGTTCGGGTTACAAGAGTTGCTGATGCATGGCAAATTATTCCAATCAACTCAGGCATTCCGGAAGTACAATTCAATACGAGCTATTTCGACTCGATGAAGGCTGAAACGGAAAGTGAAGTGCAACAGTACTTGCAACAAAAGCAAGCTGACTATCACTGGATTAAGCAAGTGCTAGATAAACGTATTTCAACAATAACTGCAGTGACAGAAGCCATTCTGCAAAGACAACACTCCTTTTTTAACGAAGAACATCACCCCTTACAACCGATGACATTTATGGATGTGGCCAAAGAAATTGACGTGCATGAGTCAACAATTAGTCGAACAGTTAATAATAAATATCTCGAAACAAGTTTTGGAATTTATGAATTGCGCTCATTTTTCACTCAAGGTGTCTCGGAAAATAATATCTCGAATAAAACGGTTCAAGAATTGATTAAAGTAATAATAGCAGAAGAGGATACAAAAAAACCGCTATCTGATCAGAAAATAACGGATCTTTTGAAAAAAAGCGATATTGTCATCTCACGTCGAACGGTTGCTAAGTACCGTACACAGCTGCATATCGGTTCTGCACAACAGCGAAAACGCTTTTAG
- a CDS encoding chromate transporter, with the protein MIVLWELFKSFFTANIFGYGGGPASIPLVFHEVEKHQWMSQSDFSNGIALANALPGPIATKLAVSVGYPVMGILGSIVAIIATVLPSAIIFIVIFKKLDQYKKSKVMLGIMLMVQPVVAMLMFSVTYTMGKTSIVQLGWIQFVILAIISYIALEKMKYHPALVILGAFVYGGLILPLL; encoded by the coding sequence AGCAAATATTTTTGGTTATGGTGGTGGTCCCGCATCAATCCCATTAGTGTTTCATGAAGTAGAAAAACATCAGTGGATGAGTCAAAGCGACTTTTCAAATGGAATTGCCTTAGCTAATGCTTTACCAGGCCCAATTGCAACTAAATTAGCAGTTTCAGTCGGTTATCCTGTGATGGGAATACTTGGTTCAATTGTTGCGATTATCGCTACAGTATTACCTTCAGCGATTATTTTTATTGTGATCTTTAAAAAACTAGATCAATATAAAAAATCAAAAGTAATGTTAGGTATTATGTTAATGGTACAGCCTGTTGTTGCAATGTTAATGTTCAGTGTGACCTATACGATGGGTAAAACATCAATCGTACAACTAGGCTGGATTCAATTTGTAATTCTTGCAATCATCAGTTATATTGCGTTAGAAAAAATGAAATACCATCCAGCCTTGGTTATTTTAGGTGCCTTTGTATATGGTGGACTTATATTACCACTGTTATAA
- a CDS encoding VanZ family protein: MKKNNVIGFTSLIILLVIAGTIFYSSSQPYGKQTLIPVLETSLSTKPFEDVLMKVEFTYGSQPVSIAKGGYYHFIEFFIRKAAHFSIYFIMGMIYILILHSFRVKKQLIWVLSPITLSLFAVTDEWHQSFTVDRTPLVSDVILDSIGALLGILLMIIILRIRKKRQLS, from the coding sequence ATGAAAAAAAACAATGTTATTGGATTTACTTCTTTAATTATATTACTAGTTATTGCTGGAACAATTTTTTATTCTTCTTCTCAACCATATGGGAAACAAACACTTATTCCTGTTTTAGAGACATCTCTGTCTACAAAACCCTTCGAAGATGTATTAATGAAGGTGGAATTTACTTACGGAAGTCAACCCGTTAGTATTGCTAAAGGGGGGTATTATCATTTCATTGAATTTTTTATTCGTAAAGCAGCACACTTTTCAATCTATTTTATTATGGGAATGATTTATATCTTAATTTTACATTCTTTCAGGGTTAAAAAGCAACTGATTTGGGTGTTATCTCCTATTACTTTAAGCCTGTTTGCAGTGACTGATGAATGGCACCAATCATTCACAGTAGATAGAACACCTCTTGTTTCTGACGTTATATTAGATAGCATTGGTGCTTTATTAGGTATACTATTAATGATTATTATCTTAAGAATCAGAAAAAAACGTCAACTTTCCTAG